In one window of Gudongella oleilytica DNA:
- a CDS encoding V-type ATP synthase subunit I, producing MAIVKMSQFSLFAFDDHKEELLKHLQRFEYVHFSNLEEDKDLTSLGLKGVRTPEGLTEVEEQLTRINSCIETLSKYFVKETGLKAMKKGQDTYTFAELEEKSHQIDSNRLCIQVRDLWKEREGHKQAIDKLMVQIGELKPWKGISSPLKDLDSIRDTELFIGTVPRKLKEKVITDLSEVEGIYYEVVDEDKESLYLLVMSYGQDAEKTKELLRNSSFTKAILHGEGTPSEEITILESKIALLQEQISEIDEKLKELAPSLEELKLMYDYLSNKKLRLASTENFVMTEKVNVIKGFIPSDKASDFEERIKEALGSVYYLELEEVDKDDPNVPILLKNSDFASTFESLTSMYALPQYNEVDPTPLLAPFYLIFFGMMAADVGYGLIMLIGSMFVLKNFNLKDNTRMFLKFFYYLSFSVIIWGFIYGSLFGGIIPLPGIFDPAEDYNTLLILSIAFGLIHIYFALGIKAYKLIKSGKPRDALYDVGFWYMALTGSIVYLLNIVMTMPPILKTISLVVMVLGMLGIVATGGREAKSVAGRVGGGVYALYGISGYVGDFVSYSRLMALGLAGGFIAGAVNMMAGMVAQSGPIGFVFAIIIFIFGQTFNLGLSLLGAYVHTIRLTFVEFFGKFYEGGGKSFNTFKSKPKYINLK from the coding sequence ATGGCAATAGTTAAGATGAGCCAATTCAGCCTGTTTGCCTTCGATGATCACAAGGAGGAGCTTCTCAAGCACCTTCAAAGGTTCGAGTACGTCCATTTCAGCAATCTTGAGGAAGACAAGGATCTTACAAGCCTTGGACTCAAGGGCGTCAGGACTCCTGAAGGTCTTACAGAGGTGGAGGAGCAGCTGACCAGGATAAACAGCTGTATTGAAACCCTGTCAAAGTATTTTGTCAAGGAGACCGGACTAAAGGCGATGAAAAAGGGTCAGGATACCTACACATTCGCCGAGCTGGAGGAGAAATCCCATCAAATCGACAGCAACAGACTTTGCATTCAGGTCAGGGATCTCTGGAAGGAACGTGAAGGGCATAAGCAGGCTATAGATAAGCTCATGGTTCAGATTGGTGAGCTTAAGCCCTGGAAGGGTATATCATCTCCTCTGAAGGACCTGGACTCCATAAGGGATACTGAGTTGTTTATAGGGACTGTCCCCAGGAAGCTGAAGGAAAAGGTCATAACGGATCTTTCAGAGGTTGAGGGTATCTACTACGAGGTTGTGGATGAGGACAAGGAGAGCCTTTATCTGCTTGTTATGTCCTACGGCCAGGATGCTGAAAAAACAAAGGAATTACTTAGAAATTCAAGCTTTACCAAAGCGATCCTGCATGGTGAGGGAACTCCGTCGGAAGAAATCACTATACTTGAAAGTAAGATCGCTTTACTGCAGGAGCAGATTTCGGAAATAGACGAAAAGCTCAAGGAACTGGCACCTTCCTTGGAAGAGCTCAAGCTAATGTATGATTATCTAAGCAATAAAAAGCTGAGGCTTGCATCTACGGAAAATTTTGTAATGACAGAGAAGGTCAATGTTATAAAGGGGTTCATACCATCAGACAAGGCTTCAGATTTTGAGGAAAGAATAAAGGAAGCTCTCGGAAGCGTATATTACCTTGAGCTTGAAGAGGTGGACAAGGACGATCCGAACGTTCCGATACTCCTTAAAAATTCTGACTTTGCAAGCACCTTTGAATCATTGACGAGCATGTATGCTCTTCCTCAATACAATGAGGTCGACCCAACACCGCTGTTGGCACCATTCTATCTTATATTCTTTGGAATGATGGCTGCAGATGTTGGTTATGGGCTGATAATGCTTATTGGTTCAATGTTTGTTCTGAAAAATTTCAATCTTAAGGACAACACCAGGATGTTCCTGAAGTTCTTTTATTACCTGAGCTTTTCAGTAATAATTTGGGGATTCATATACGGGTCGCTCTTTGGAGGTATCATACCACTGCCGGGAATTTTCGATCCGGCCGAGGATTACAACACTCTTCTTATTCTTTCCATAGCATTTGGATTGATCCACATCTATTTTGCTCTTGGAATAAAGGCATACAAGCTAATAAAAAGCGGAAAGCCCAGGGATGCATTATATGATGTAGGCTTCTGGTATATGGCGTTAACTGGCTCCATAGTCTATCTGCTTAATATTGTTATGACTATGCCGCCAATATTAAAGACTATAAGTCTTGTAGTAATGGTGCTGGGTATGCTGGGGATAGTGGCAACAGGAGGAAGAGAAGCAAAGAGCGTAGCTGGAAGAGTCGGCGGAGGGGTATATGCACTTTACGGGATATCAGGCTATGTAGGCGACTTTGTTTCATATTCGAGGCTTATGGCTCTGGGATTGGCCGGCGGCTTCATTGCCGGCGCCGTAAACATGATGGCAGGGATGGTCGCTCAGTCAGGACCTATAGGCTTTGTTTTCGCCATAATAATCTTCATCTTTGGGCAGACCTTCAACCTGGGGCTTAGCCTCCTCGGTGCGTATGTCCACACAATAAGACTGACCTTCGTTGAGTTCTTCGGGAAGTTCTACGAAGGCGGAGGTAAAAGCTTCAATACATTTAAGAGCAAACCAAAATATATAAACTTAAAATAG
- a CDS encoding V-type ATP synthase subunit K, producing MSFTEFIVSQGGVFFGGLGVAVAVFLSGIGSAIGIGIVGQAASGLVIEEPEKFGRSLVLQLLPGTQGLYGFVIGLLVMGQLDIGMSLANGMYLFAACLPIGFVGWMSAIAQGKTAAAGIAILAKNEEHSTKGIIYAVMVETYALLAFVISLILVNAVSF from the coding sequence ATGTCTTTTACTGAATTCATAGTTTCACAAGGTGGAGTTTTCTTCGGAGGCTTAGGAGTAGCTGTAGCTGTTTTTCTATCAGGTATCGGATCTGCAATAGGTATAGGAATAGTAGGACAGGCTGCATCAGGTCTTGTTATCGAAGAACCCGAAAAATTCGGTCGTTCATTGGTTCTTCAGCTGCTTCCGGGTACACAGGGACTTTACGGCTTTGTAATAGGACTTTTAGTAATGGGTCAGCTTGATATTGGAATGAGTCTTGCAAATGGAATGTATCTTTTTGCCGCCTGTCTTCCAATAGGATTTGTAGGCTGGATGTCGGCAATAGCTCAGGGCAAGACTGCAGCAGCAGGTATAGCTATCCTTGCAAAGAATGAGGAGCACTCAACAAAAGGTATCATCTATGCGGTAATGGTTGAAACCTATGCACTTTTGGCATTCGTTATCTCCCTTATTCTTGTCAACGCTGTAAGTTTCTAG
- a CDS encoding V-type ATP synthase subunit E: MSKLESLTQRIMDDAKAKADSIMAEADRKSKSLLNAKIKEAKDKSEKLLEKAHSEAAMAKDRVVSSAKLKVRDEKLSAKQEILDKVFGMAKNKLEKLDDSKYGELLGKTLGNITIKGKGTLVVPPSRKSIAEKVSGELAVTTDENMLQGFMIKDEDIVYNYTFESLVDEAREQMEGDIALELFKELE; encoded by the coding sequence ATGTCAAAGCTAGAGAGCCTAACCCAGAGGATAATGGATGACGCCAAAGCAAAGGCTGATTCCATAATGGCGGAGGCGGATAGAAAAAGCAAAAGCCTTTTGAATGCCAAGATCAAGGAAGCCAAGGATAAAAGCGAAAAGCTCCTTGAGAAGGCGCATTCAGAAGCTGCCATGGCCAAAGACAGGGTCGTATCCAGCGCCAAGCTTAAGGTAAGGGATGAGAAGCTGTCGGCCAAGCAGGAGATATTGGACAAGGTGTTCGGTATGGCAAAAAATAAGCTTGAAAAATTGGATGACTCAAAATATGGTGAGCTTCTTGGGAAAACACTGGGCAATATTACTATAAAAGGCAAGGGTACCCTGGTGGTTCCGCCTTCCAGAAAAAGCATTGCGGAGAAGGTATCAGGGGAGCTTGCAGTCACAACAGACGAAAACATGCTGCAGGGCTTTATGATAAAGGACGAAGATATAGTGTACAACTACACCTTTGAGTCCTTGGTGGATGAAGCCAGAGAGCAGATGGAGGGCGATATAGCCTTAGAACTCTTCAAAGAATTGGAGTGA
- a CDS encoding V-type ATP synthase subunit C: MDRMDFIQGVTRVRVLENKLLDRAAIEKMVEARDLEEVFRTLGDTEYASAVTQAGKPEEYEVILHTELERVYRLVREISPDSLVVDLMALKYDFHNLKVMIKERLMGKDLSAIYSRVGTIDFEKFKTQFNAGEYRDMEPVSYKEAVLSVLKDFEEKKDPQRIDILMDRYYFEHLHKMAKDSGISLFQDHVKDLIDFTNVSSAIRLKKQDKELKFFEEVILENGHIEKDTMLSTVNDSVETMINRFRNSRISKELSKGLEDYLETGRLSSFEKHMDNYLMNLNKSSKSVTFGPEPLFSYLVAKEMEIKILRIIMVSKMNNISPDAIRERLRDLYV; this comes from the coding sequence ATGGATAGAATGGATTTTATCCAAGGGGTAACCCGAGTAAGAGTCCTTGAAAACAAGCTCCTTGACCGGGCTGCTATCGAAAAGATGGTAGAAGCCAGGGATCTTGAAGAGGTATTCAGAACCCTTGGAGACACTGAATATGCAAGTGCAGTTACTCAGGCAGGAAAACCCGAAGAGTACGAAGTGATCCTGCATACAGAGCTTGAGAGGGTCTACAGGCTGGTAAGGGAGATTTCACCGGATAGCCTGGTGGTGGACCTGATGGCTCTAAAGTATGACTTCCACAACCTCAAAGTCATGATCAAGGAAAGACTTATGGGCAAGGACCTTTCAGCCATCTATTCCCGTGTTGGGACAATAGACTTCGAAAAGTTCAAAACTCAGTTCAACGCCGGTGAATACAGGGATATGGAGCCTGTGAGCTACAAGGAGGCAGTCCTTTCTGTTTTGAAGGATTTTGAGGAAAAGAAGGATCCTCAGCGAATAGATATACTTATGGACAGATATTATTTTGAGCACCTTCACAAAATGGCAAAGGATTCAGGCATCAGTCTGTTCCAGGACCACGTGAAGGATCTGATAGATTTTACAAACGTATCCTCCGCGATCCGCTTGAAAAAGCAGGATAAGGAGCTGAAGTTTTTTGAGGAGGTCATCCTTGAGAACGGACACATCGAGAAGGATACAATGCTTTCTACAGTCAACGATTCGGTGGAGACGATGATAAACAGGTTCAGGAATTCCAGGATCAGCAAGGAGCTATCAAAAGGACTTGAGGACTACCTAGAAACAGGCAGGCTTTCTTCCTTTGAGAAGCATATGGACAACTACCTGATGAACCTTAACAAGAGCTCCAAGTCGGTGACCTTTGGACCGGAGCCCCTTTTCTCGTATCTGGTGGCAAAGGAAATGGAAATCAAGATCCTGAGGATCATTATGGTGTCTAAGATGAACAATATTTCACCTGACGCCATAAGGGAAAGGCTGCGTGATTTGTATGTATAA
- a CDS encoding V-type ATP synthase subunit F: MYKVGVVGDKDSVLAFKALGVDVNTVTDREEARRIVDTMARSNYGVIFITEQIASLIPDTIERYDKEIIPAVILIPSNQGSLNIGMNRINENVEKAVGSNIL, from the coding sequence ATGTATAAGGTAGGAGTTGTTGGGGACAAGGATTCTGTACTGGCCTTCAAAGCCCTTGGAGTGGACGTGAACACAGTCACTGACCGCGAAGAGGCACGAAGGATAGTGGACACTATGGCGAGAAGCAATTACGGCGTCATATTCATCACTGAGCAGATCGCAAGCCTGATACCAGATACTATTGAGAGATATGACAAAGAGATAATCCCTGCGGTAATACTCATCCCGAGCAATCAGGGTTCACTGAACATAGGGATGAACCGTATCAACGAGAATGTCGAAAAAGCCGTAGGATCAAATATTTTATAG
- a CDS encoding V-type ATP synthase subunit B codes for MRKEYNTVREVVGPLMIVDGVEGVKYEELVDIELGTGEKRRGRVLEVNGDRAMVQLFESSTGINLNSTRVKFLGKPLELGVSEDMIGRIFDGLGRPKDNGPKIIPEKKVDINGVPINPVSRDYPEEFIQTGISCIDGLNTLVRGQKLPIFSGSGLPHGEVAAQIARQARVLGSGEKFAVVFAAMGITFEEAQFFIEDFTKTGAIDRAVLFINLANDPAIERIATPRMALTCAEYLAYEKDMHVLVILTDMTNYAEALRETSAARKEVPGRRGYPGYLYTDLSTIYERAGRIRGRKGSITQIPILTMPEDDITHPIPDLTGYITEGQIILSRQLYKRGIEPPINIVPSLSRLKDKGIGKGKTREDHADTMNQIYAAYTSGIEARELATILGESALSDSDKAFAKFAEAFDERYVNQGYENNRTIEDTLDLGWDLMKIIPRGELKRIRTEYLDKYLPLEEKGDE; via the coding sequence ATGCGTAAGGAGTACAACACAGTTAGAGAGGTCGTCGGACCACTTATGATAGTTGACGGGGTAGAGGGCGTCAAGTATGAAGAGCTTGTAGACATAGAATTAGGTACAGGAGAAAAGAGAAGAGGAAGAGTGTTAGAGGTCAACGGCGACAGAGCTATGGTACAGCTGTTTGAAAGCTCGACCGGGATCAACCTCAATTCCACCAGAGTCAAGTTCCTTGGCAAGCCCCTTGAGCTTGGAGTTTCCGAGGATATGATAGGAAGGATATTCGACGGACTTGGTAGACCAAAGGACAACGGTCCGAAGATCATTCCTGAGAAAAAAGTAGATATAAATGGTGTTCCAATAAATCCGGTATCCAGGGACTACCCGGAGGAGTTCATTCAAACCGGGATATCCTGTATAGACGGTCTTAACACACTGGTTAGGGGACAAAAACTTCCCATATTTTCGGGATCAGGCCTCCCGCACGGCGAGGTTGCCGCTCAGATAGCAAGACAGGCAAGGGTACTTGGATCTGGAGAGAAGTTCGCGGTAGTTTTCGCAGCAATGGGCATCACCTTTGAGGAAGCTCAATTCTTCATTGAGGACTTTACGAAGACAGGTGCGATCGACAGGGCGGTGCTTTTCATAAATCTTGCGAACGATCCTGCAATTGAAAGAATTGCAACGCCGCGTATGGCACTTACCTGTGCGGAGTATCTGGCATATGAGAAGGACATGCACGTTCTTGTAATCCTTACCGACATGACAAACTATGCCGAGGCTCTTCGTGAGACCTCTGCAGCCAGAAAAGAGGTTCCCGGAAGAAGAGGTTACCCTGGATATCTTTACACTGACCTTTCCACGATTTACGAGAGAGCAGGAAGGATAAGGGGGAGAAAGGGCTCCATTACCCAGATCCCGATTCTCACGATGCCTGAGGATGACATAACTCACCCTATCCCGGACCTGACAGGCTACATTACTGAGGGGCAGATAATTCTTTCCCGTCAGTTATACAAGAGGGGTATTGAACCTCCAATAAACATAGTGCCATCCCTTTCCCGTCTTAAAGACAAGGGTATAGGAAAAGGCAAGACAAGAGAAGACCATGCTGACACCATGAACCAGATATATGCAGCCTACACGTCAGGTATCGAGGCGAGAGAGCTTGCAACGATCCTTGGAGAATCTGCACTTTCCGATTCCGACAAGGCCTTCGCAAAATTTGCTGAAGCCTTTGACGAAAGGTATGTAAACCAGGGTTATGAGAACAACAGGACCATCGAGGATACCCTTGATCTGGGATGGGATCTGATGAAGATCATTCCAAGAGGAGAACTGAAGAGAATACGTACAGAGTACCTGGATAAGTACCTGCCTCTGGAAGAAAAAGGGGATGAGTAG
- a CDS encoding V-type ATP synthase subunit D, producing the protein MAVLNVNPTRMELTRLKARLKTATRGHKLLKDKQDELMRRFIELIKQNKKLRTQVEKELKEAFHEFLLASAVMSPELLEEAVAFPKENISVDIKKKNVMSVHVPVMSFIRKLEGDEGSIYPYGFATTSSELDDAIRKLYTIMPKLLELAEVEKACQLMADEIEKTRRRVNALEYRTIPELQETIRFIRMKLDENERSTITRLMKVKELINK; encoded by the coding sequence ATGGCGGTTTTAAACGTAAATCCTACTCGTATGGAGCTTACAAGGCTTAAAGCAAGGCTGAAGACCGCCACCAGAGGCCACAAGCTCCTTAAAGACAAGCAGGACGAGCTGATGAGACGCTTCATTGAGCTTATCAAGCAGAATAAAAAGCTGAGGACCCAGGTCGAGAAGGAGCTTAAGGAAGCCTTCCACGAATTTCTCCTGGCAAGTGCAGTAATGAGCCCTGAGCTTCTGGAGGAGGCAGTTGCCTTCCCCAAGGAGAACATCTCGGTGGACATAAAGAAGAAAAACGTAATGAGCGTCCATGTCCCTGTAATGAGCTTTATAAGAAAGCTTGAGGGAGATGAGGGAAGTATCTATCCGTACGGCTTCGCAACGACATCCTCGGAGCTGGACGACGCCATTAGGAAGCTTTACACGATAATGCCCAAGCTTTTGGAGCTTGCTGAGGTCGAAAAGGCCTGCCAGCTTATGGCTGATGAGATAGAAAAGACCAGGAGAAGGGTAAATGCTCTCGAGTACAGGACGATACCTGAGCTTCAGGAAACAATAAGATTCATCAGGATGAAGCTTGATGAAAACGAACGAAGCACGATCACAAGACTGATGAAGGTAAAAGAATTGATCAATAAGTAA
- a CDS encoding YibE/F family protein: protein MKKTPIMFVIILVAVLLSQAVLAMEPEYEEEMEFVNLTERGTVLEAGEVESGEGQFFRVQNVTVRIDSGNRKGEVVEVENSLSDHQYYDIIVEKGQKVVLMLEEYEDGSFKTYISDYYRANYLGYLLVLFALLVIAIGRIKGVKALVSLAITVAAVLFVMLPLMLKGWNPILVSVITAVVVTIVTMVLVAGFNHKTMSAILGTSFGVIIAGVIAFYVGNKASLSGLSAEEATMLMYIPQGIEFNFRQLLFAGIIMGSLGAAMDIGISISSSIEEIHKANPRLSRRRLFRSGMNVGKDVMGTMVNTLILAYTGTSIPMLLLFMAYETELSKVFNLDVIATEVVRSLSGSIGLILTIPITALFASHYSKEQGIKRMRAAKAEIDTMIENEVTE from the coding sequence ATGAAGAAAACCCCGATCATGTTCGTGATCATTTTGGTAGCAGTACTGCTTTCTCAGGCAGTCCTTGCAATGGAACCTGAGTACGAGGAAGAGATGGAATTCGTGAACCTTACTGAAAGGGGGACGGTCCTTGAGGCTGGAGAGGTCGAGTCCGGTGAAGGTCAATTCTTCAGAGTCCAGAATGTGACCGTAAGGATAGATTCCGGGAACAGAAAGGGCGAGGTAGTCGAGGTTGAGAATTCACTTTCAGACCACCAATATTATGATATCATAGTGGAAAAAGGACAAAAAGTCGTCCTTATGCTGGAGGAGTACGAGGATGGAAGCTTCAAGACATATATCTCTGATTATTACAGAGCTAATTACCTGGGGTATCTTCTTGTATTGTTTGCACTCTTAGTTATTGCGATAGGCAGGATAAAGGGGGTCAAAGCGCTTGTTTCCCTTGCAATAACTGTAGCTGCAGTACTTTTTGTAATGCTTCCGCTGATGCTTAAGGGTTGGAATCCGATCCTGGTAAGCGTAATCACAGCAGTCGTAGTTACTATCGTTACCATGGTCCTTGTAGCAGGTTTTAACCACAAGACAATGTCAGCAATTTTAGGTACCTCTTTTGGAGTAATAATTGCAGGGGTAATAGCCTTCTACGTAGGAAATAAGGCAAGTCTGTCAGGTCTTTCAGCCGAGGAAGCAACAATGCTCATGTATATACCTCAGGGAATAGAGTTCAACTTCAGGCAGCTGCTTTTTGCAGGGATAATAATGGGTTCCCTGGGTGCAGCTATGGACATAGGAATATCGATCTCATCCAGCATTGAGGAGATCCACAAGGCTAATCCAAGGCTCTCAAGGCGAAGGCTTTTCAGATCGGGCATGAATGTTGGAAAGGACGTTATGGGCACAATGGTAAACACACTTATTTTAGCCTATACAGGAACCTCCATCCCCATGCTTCTATTGTTCATGGCATATGAGACAGAGCTTAGCAAGGTATTTAATCTTGATGTGATAGCAACTGAGGTTGTAAGATCCCTTTCGGGAAGTATAGGCCTTATCCTGACCATACCTATAACGGCTCTTTTCGCAAGCCACTACTCCAAGGAACAGGGCATAAAGCGAATGCGGGCTGCAAAAGCAGAGATAGATACCATGATAGAAAATGAGGTGACCGAATGA